The nucleotide sequence GGCGTCCGCCCGCTCGAGTTCGACGGGCGGGAGGACTCGCTGTTCCATCCCCACGACGTCAGCGGCCGGCGCCACATGGAGTACGTGCGCGACCGGGGGCCGGCCGTCGATGTCCCGGTCGCCGACATCCTCGAGACCTTCAACCGCTGCTATCCGCAGCTGACGGCGGGCGCTCCCGCGCCTTCGGCGACGCAGTTCAGACGGGAAGCTTCGCCGATCCAGGCCGACCCGAAAGAGTGACATCCCTCAAGGGCGACATAGCGGGCGGAGTCAGCGCAGGCGTGCTCACCATCCCGGTGAGCATGGGATATGGGATCCTGGCGCTCCAGCCGCTCGGCGACGGTTACGTCTCGTACGGCGTCGTCGCCGGCCTGCTGAGCGCGATCGTTGTCCTCCTCGTGGGGGCCCTGCTCGGCGGCTCCGCGGGGTTCATGTACACGCCCCGGAGCGTGGTGACGCTCATCATGGCCGCGGTGGTCCTCGAAGGCGTGGTCCACGGGCCGGCCGCCGTCGCCGCTCACGGCGATATCCAGCGGACGCTGACCCTGGTGTTCTTCGTCGTCGTGGCGGCCGGGCTCTTCCAGGCGCTGTTCGGCGCCCTCCGGCTCGGCGGGCTCATCCGTTACATTCCCTCGCCGGTCATGGCCGGCTTCCAGAACGCGGTGGCGATCCTCATCATCGTCGCCCAGGTCGACACGCTGCTTGGATTCCGCCGGCACGTCCCGTTGGGACAGCTCGCGTCGAATCTGGCCCTCGTGCAGCCGCTGACGCTGACGGTAGGGCTTTTCACTGTCCTGGCGACGTGGTTCTGCTCGCGGCTGACGAAGCGCGTCCCGCCGGTCATCCTTGGGCTCCTCGTCGGGAGCGGCGCGTACTATGCGCTGTCGCTCTCGGGCTACGGCGCGCAGCTCGGCCCCGTCGTCGGGCCCATGCCGGAGGCCCCGCTGCTGCCGAAGTATCTCCCCGGCTTCGGCCTGCTCCTGGCGGAGCGCCAGATCTGGCCGGTGCTGTTCACATTGGGCGTAGGAGCCTTCGGCCTGGCGATCGTCTCGTCTCTCGACGTCCTTCTCTGCGTCAGGGTGATGGACGGCGTGACCGGGGAGCGCTCCCGCGGCAGCCGCGAGCTGGTGCGCATCGGCGTGGGCAACATGGCCGCCGCCTGCTTCGGCGGGATCGCCAGCGGTGTGAACCTGGGCGCGAGCCTCGCCAACCACCGCGCGGGGGGACGGACGCGGCTGGCGTCGGTGGCCGCGGCCGTGGTGGTCCTGCTCGCCGTGCTCCTCCTGAGCCCGGCCATCGCGCTACTGCCGCGCGTGGTCATCGCCGGCATGCTGTTCGTCGTCGGCGTCCAGCTCTTCGATCAGTGGAGCCTCAAGCTGCTCGTGCGGACGATCACGGGGAAGCTCATCCACGGGCGGAGGATGGCGCTGGATCTCCTGGTGGTGCTCCTGGTCGCCTCGAGCATCCTCGTGTTCGATCCGGTGGTGGGCGTGGGCATGGGCGTGGGTGTCGCGGTCCTGGTCTTCATCATCCGCATGAGCAGGTCCGTCGTGCGCAGCACGTACCACGGCGACGCGGTGCGGTCGCGGAAGGCGCGGGACCCGAGGCTGATGGAAATCCTCGCGGCGCACGGGCGGCGAATCGTGGTCTTCGAGCTGGACGGCCCGCTCTTCTTCGGCACGGCCGAGAATCTGGCGAGCCGCGTCGAGGCGGCCGCGCGTGAGGGCGCCGGCTACGTGGTGCTCGATCTCAGACGCGTCAACGAGCTCGACACCACCGGCGCGCGGATCCTCATACAAATACAGGACCGGCTCAAACAGCAGGGCGGGCGCCTGCTCTTCAGCCACCCGCACGACAACTACCTCGTGTCGACCGTCCTGCGCGACCTGGGCGTGGAGGGCGCGGTGGGCCCGGACGCGCTGTTCGCCGACACGGATGCGGCGCTCGAATGGGCCGAGGAGCAGGTGATCCTGGCTCACGGCGCTGGCGACGTGTTGACCGGCGAGGTCGCCATGGAACGGCTGAGCGCCCTCGAGGGTTTGACCGAAGAGGAGCGCGCCATCGTACGGGCCGTTCTCGTGCGCCGCACCTACAGCCCCGGCGAGGCCGTCATCAAGGAGGGCAGTCTCGACCGGGACCTCTTCCTGATGTCGCGCGGGACGGTCAGCGTCAAAGTCGAGCTGCCGGGGCAGGGTCGGCGGCGCCGGTTGGCCTCGTTCTCCGCCGGCACCGTGTTCGGTGAAGTGGCGCTGCTCGACCGAGAGCCGCGCTCGGCCACGGTGACCGCCGACGAGGAGGCGGTCTGCTACGTGCTCTCCGAGGATGCCTTTCACGCGCTGGTGCGGGACCATCACGCCATCGCGATCAAGCTCCTGACCAACCTCGGACGCGAGCTGAGCCGCCGGGTCCGGCGGGCGAACGCGATGATTTCCCAACTCGAAGGATAGGGCGCAGCCCTCGGGGAGGCAGGCTATGATCCGAAAAGTACCGGGCGGATATCGGGTAGTCTCGGAGTCTGGAAGGAACATGGGCACGTACCGGACGAAGGCGGAGGCCGAGAAGCGCCTCCGGCAGGTCGAGATGTTCAAACACATGCGCCGGAAGCGGTAGGGGGGACTGAGCGATGAATATTTTCAAGACCAAGGCGGTCAGGAGCCTCGAGGAGGCGACGCGGACGATCCCAGTGATCGATTTCGGGCCGGCCTTCCGGAGCGAGCCCGGCGGGCTCGACGCCGTCGCGCGGGAGGTCCGCCGCGCCTGCGAAACAGTCGGATTCTTCTACTTAACAGCCCACGGCGCGCCGCAGGATGTCATCGACGCCGCTTTCGCGGCCTCGCGCGAGTTCCACGCGATGCCGCTCGAAGACAAGATGCGTCTCAAGATCAACGAGAACAACATCGGCTACCTGCCCGTGAACGAGAGCATGCAGCGCGCCTCAACCGTTCACAAGGCCACCCGGCCCAACTACAACGAGAGCTTCTTCATCAGCCACGACCGGGGCGTCGATCACCCGGACGTCGTGGCCGGCACGCCGCTCCGCGGGCGCAACCAGTGGCCCCAGGACCACGAGCGGATGCGCGCCGCGATGGTCAGGTACTTCAAGACCCTCGAGGGCGTGGGCGAACGCATGCTGCCCGTCCTGGCAAGGGCGCTCGACATGCCGGCGGGCTACTTCCGGCCCTTCTTCGACAACGAGGCGCACATCAACCTGCGCTTCCTGCACTACCCGCCACAGGAGACGGAGGGCGATGAGCAGTTCGGCCAGGGGCCGCACACCGACAACTCGTTCATCACGATGCTCGCGCGGCTGGACGTGCCGGGCCTGGCGGTGCAGCTGCCGAGCGGCGAGTGGCTCGCTCCGCCGGTGATCCCGGGGACCCTTCTCGTGAACCTCGGCAATGTGATGAAGCGCTGGTCCAACGACCGCTTCCTCTCGACGCCCCACGGCGTGCTGAACGATTCCGGCACCGACCGGTACTCGATCGCGTTCTTCTACAGCCCGAACAAGGATGCCGTGGTCGAGTGCCTGCCGAGCTGCACAGGTCCCGACAACCCGCCGCGGTACCCGCCGGCCGTGTACCGCGACCTCGTCCTCGAGTTCTACAACGCCAACTACTTTCACCGCGAGGGGTACGTCCCGGAGGGAGCGCGATGAAGATCATTCGGCTGTACACGGACGAGAAGGGCGAATCGCATTTCGAAGACGTCGAGATCCAGTTCCAGGAGCCGACCAAGTCCGGGCGGGTGTCGGCGCGGTTGCCGGCCACCGGGATCATCTTCCGCGAGGTGCCGACCGATTACGACCTTGACTGGCACCCCGCCCCGCGGCGGCAGTACATCATCAACCTCGACGCGGGCGTGCAGCTGACCGCGAGCGACGGCGAGACCCGGCGCGTGAAGGCCGGCGAGGTCGTCCTCGTCGAGGACACCTGGGGCAAGGGCCATCTCTCGAAGGCGCTCGATGCCAAGATCCGCCACTGCATCTTCGTCCCAATCGACTGAGGCGCAAGGAGACCCACATGCCGGACTCGGAAGCGTACCGGAAGGGAAGCGAGGTGCGCCGCAAGCTCTTGGGCGACGCCTACGTCGACAAGGCGACCAAGATCACGTACGACGATCCCACGATGCGCAAGTTCATCGACGTCGTGACGGAGACGGTCTTCGGGACGCTATGGACGCGGCCGGGACTCGACCTCAAGACGCGCACGCTGGTCTGCGTGGTGTCGGATGCGGCGACCGGGCAGGCGCCCGAGCTGGCCATCCACCTGCGCATGGCGCTTCGCCAGGGCTGGACAGAGGAGCAGCTGACGGAGGTCCTCCTGCACCTGTCTGGCTACGTGGGCGCGCCGCTTGTCCGGGAAGCCTGCCTCGTGGCCAAGCAGCTCTTCGCCGAGGTCAAGGCGGGGAACTGAGCGGAGGCCGGCGGACGTCTCAGCCCAGGCGCGTGTAGGCGGCGCCGAGCAGGAAGACCAGCGGCGGCAGGCCCTGGATGAGCGCGCCCCGCAGCATCTGGGGCGGCGACGCGGCAAGGACCACGGCCGCCGCCAGCATGGACGCGCAGTTCCATGCGACAAGGA is from Candidatus Rokuibacteriota bacterium and encodes:
- a CDS encoding SulP family inorganic anion transporter; translation: MTSLKGDIAGGVSAGVLTIPVSMGYGILALQPLGDGYVSYGVVAGLLSAIVVLLVGALLGGSAGFMYTPRSVVTLIMAAVVLEGVVHGPAAVAAHGDIQRTLTLVFFVVVAAGLFQALFGALRLGGLIRYIPSPVMAGFQNAVAILIIVAQVDTLLGFRRHVPLGQLASNLALVQPLTLTVGLFTVLATWFCSRLTKRVPPVILGLLVGSGAYYALSLSGYGAQLGPVVGPMPEAPLLPKYLPGFGLLLAERQIWPVLFTLGVGAFGLAIVSSLDVLLCVRVMDGVTGERSRGSRELVRIGVGNMAAACFGGIASGVNLGASLANHRAGGRTRLASVAAAVVVLLAVLLLSPAIALLPRVVIAGMLFVVGVQLFDQWSLKLLVRTITGKLIHGRRMALDLLVVLLVASSILVFDPVVGVGMGVGVAVLVFIIRMSRSVVRSTYHGDAVRSRKARDPRLMEILAAHGRRIVVFELDGPLFFGTAENLASRVEAAAREGAGYVVLDLRRVNELDTTGARILIQIQDRLKQQGGRLLFSHPHDNYLVSTVLRDLGVEGAVGPDALFADTDAALEWAEEQVILAHGAGDVLTGEVAMERLSALEGLTEEERAIVRAVLVRRTYSPGEAVIKEGSLDRDLFLMSRGTVSVKVELPGQGRRRRLASFSAGTVFGEVALLDREPRSATVTADEEAVCYVLSEDAFHALVRDHHAIAIKLLTNLGRELSRRVRRANAMISQLEG
- a CDS encoding 2-oxoglutarate and iron-dependent oxygenase domain-containing protein, whose amino-acid sequence is MNIFKTKAVRSLEEATRTIPVIDFGPAFRSEPGGLDAVAREVRRACETVGFFYLTAHGAPQDVIDAAFAASREFHAMPLEDKMRLKINENNIGYLPVNESMQRASTVHKATRPNYNESFFISHDRGVDHPDVVAGTPLRGRNQWPQDHERMRAAMVRYFKTLEGVGERMLPVLARALDMPAGYFRPFFDNEAHINLRFLHYPPQETEGDEQFGQGPHTDNSFITMLARLDVPGLAVQLPSGEWLAPPVIPGTLLVNLGNVMKRWSNDRFLSTPHGVLNDSGTDRYSIAFFYSPNKDAVVECLPSCTGPDNPPRYPPAVYRDLVLEFYNANYFHREGYVPEGAR
- a CDS encoding carboxymuconolactone decarboxylase family protein; this translates as MPDSEAYRKGSEVRRKLLGDAYVDKATKITYDDPTMRKFIDVVTETVFGTLWTRPGLDLKTRTLVCVVSDAATGQAPELAIHLRMALRQGWTEEQLTEVLLHLSGYVGAPLVREACLVAKQLFAEVKAGN